One Candidatus Sulfurimonas baltica DNA segment encodes these proteins:
- a CDS encoding CheR family methyltransferase, whose amino-acid sequence MFGLFNKNKIAEEVKKVFIAEDYKDILPVAEYFKNETGVTFERQTSILQSKVTTFCKQREIYSFIELLNTIEHNKNIKQELIDYLTTNETYFYREFKQISELVDLVKKENNKVNILCAPSSTGEESYSIAIALLEAGIPSYDFHITGIDINSDALNKANIAIYRERNVRNLSSDIIEKYFIKNGSEYILNDNLKHLVNFKLVNVFDSSFKQIGKFDFVFSRNMLIYFDSKTRLKAKEILESMRKDNKYNVFFGHADLF is encoded by the coding sequence ATGTTTGGACTTTTTAATAAAAACAAAATAGCAGAGGAAGTAAAAAAGGTATTTATAGCTGAGGACTACAAAGATATTTTACCAGTCGCAGAATATTTTAAAAATGAGACAGGTGTAACATTTGAGAGGCAGACCAGTATACTTCAAAGCAAAGTAACTACCTTTTGTAAACAAAGAGAAATATATTCATTTATAGAACTTTTAAATACTATAGAACATAATAAAAATATAAAACAAGAGCTGATTGACTATCTGACAACCAATGAAACATATTTCTACAGAGAGTTTAAACAAATTTCAGAACTTGTTGACTTAGTTAAAAAAGAAAACAATAAAGTAAATATTTTATGTGCGCCATCTTCCACAGGAGAGGAATCTTACTCTATTGCAATTGCTCTACTCGAAGCAGGAATTCCATCTTATGATTTTCACATTACAGGTATTGATATTAACTCAGATGCTTTGAATAAAGCAAATATAGCTATCTATAGAGAAAGAAACGTAAGAAATCTATCATCAGATATTATTGAAAAATATTTCATAAAAAATGGTAGCGAATATATTTTAAACGATAATTTAAAACATCTTGTCAACTTTAAACTTGTAAATGTGTTTGATTCTTCTTTTAAACAAATTGGTAAATTTGACTTTGTGTTTTCAAGAAATATGCTTATCTATTTTGATAGTAAAACAAGATTAAAGGCTAAAGAAATTTTAGAGAGTATGAGAAAAGATAATAAATATAATGTATTTTTTGGACATGCGGATTTGTTTTAA
- a CDS encoding EscU/YscU/HrcU family type III secretion system export apparatus switch protein: MQDKAAALEYDKKSGSAPKVTASGKGTIAQSIIAKAKEFDVPIFANEALVNSLVDLEIDKEIPSELYQAIADVFIWLMKNEKSFKLGK, translated from the coding sequence GTGCAAGATAAAGCCGCTGCTTTAGAGTATGACAAAAAGAGCGGCTCCGCTCCAAAAGTTACAGCTTCGGGCAAAGGGACAATAGCTCAAAGCATAATCGCCAAGGCAAAAGAGTTTGATGTTCCTATATTTGCAAACGAGGCACTTGTAAACTCTTTGGTTGATTTAGAGATTGACAAAGAAATTCCGAGTGAGCTTTACCAAGCAATAGCTGATGTTTTTATCTGGCTTATGAAAAATGAGAAAAGCTTTAAACTTGGAAAATAA
- a CDS encoding thiamine pyrophosphate-dependent enzyme, producing the protein MSEIKKIKNLKEFSTSADRFEGANLLCPGCAHSIIVREVLNATNDDLVLSASTGCLEVCTAVYPYTSWDASWIHIGFENSSTAVAGAESMYQALKTKGRLKQPDRNPKFVAFGGDGATYDIGLQWLSGCMERNHNMMYVTLDNEVYANTGGQRSSSTPIGSSATTSPAGSISYGETKNKKDIMGIMAAHHIPYAAQVSPNKWKDMVKKIQRGFSTEGATFINAVSCCTTEWRFDPKDTMAITDLATDSLVFPLYEIIDGKEWNITYRPKNVVPVEEYLAAQGRFKHLFKDEYKYLIKEWQERVDANWEYLNRREEARV; encoded by the coding sequence ATGAGCGAAATAAAAAAAATTAAAAACCTAAAAGAGTTCTCAACTTCAGCTGACCGTTTTGAGGGTGCAAATCTTCTATGTCCTGGTTGTGCTCACTCTATTATTGTTCGTGAAGTTTTAAATGCAACAAATGATGATTTAGTACTTTCTGCATCAACTGGTTGTCTTGAAGTTTGTACAGCTGTTTATCCATACACTTCATGGGATGCTTCTTGGATTCATATCGGTTTTGAAAATAGTTCAACTGCAGTTGCTGGCGCTGAGTCAATGTACCAAGCACTTAAAACTAAAGGTCGTTTAAAGCAACCAGATCGCAACCCTAAGTTCGTTGCTTTTGGTGGTGACGGTGCAACTTATGATATTGGTTTACAGTGGTTATCGGGTTGTATGGAAAGAAACCACAATATGATGTATGTTACTTTAGATAATGAAGTATATGCAAATACTGGTGGACAGCGTTCAAGCTCTACACCTATTGGTTCAAGTGCTACAACATCACCTGCTGGTTCAATCTCTTATGGTGAGACAAAAAATAAAAAAGATATTATGGGCATTATGGCTGCTCATCATATTCCATATGCAGCACAAGTTTCTCCAAACAAATGGAAAGATATGGTTAAAAAAATCCAAAGAGGTTTTTCAACAGAGGGTGCAACATTTATCAATGCAGTTTCTTGTTGTACAACTGAGTGGAGATTTGATCCAAAAGACACTATGGCGATAACTGATTTAGCGACAGATTCATTAGTATTTCCACTTTATGAAATTATTGATGGTAAAGAGTGGAATATTACATACAGACCTAAAAACGTTGTTCCTGTTGAAGAGTATTTAGCAGCACAAGGTCGTTTTAAGCATCTATTTAAAGATGAATACAAATACTTAATAAAAGAGTGGCAAGAGCGCGTAGACGCTAACTGGGAGTATCTAAATCGTCGTGAAGAAGCTAGAGTTTAA
- a CDS encoding 4Fe-4S dicluster-binding protein, which produces MEHKGWNELEIGAILRSFDGKIDDIAGTSQDDRAYSENNSFRANVSDWRLQKPVFNKDFCIDCQFCWIFCPDMSIISRDKKMIGIDMDHCKGCGICVEVCPTNPKSLLMFPEQAEEEAELASWPKKEEEKA; this is translated from the coding sequence ATGGAACACAAAGGATGGAATGAACTTGAAATTGGAGCTATACTTCGTAGTTTTGATGGTAAGATAGATGACATTGCTGGAACAAGCCAAGATGATCGTGCTTATTCAGAAAACAACTCTTTTAGAGCAAATGTTTCTGACTGGAGATTACAAAAACCTGTATTTAACAAAGACTTTTGTATTGATTGTCAATTTTGTTGGATTTTTTGTCCAGATATGTCTATTATTTCTAGAGACAAAAAAATGATTGGTATCGATATGGATCACTGTAAAGGGTGTGGAATATGTGTTGAGGTTTGTCCTACAAACCCTAAGTCGCTTTTGATGTTCCCTGAGCAAGCAGAAGAAGAGGCAGAACTAGCTTCATGGCCTAAAAAAGAAGAGGAGAAAGCATAA
- a CDS encoding tRNA (5-methylaminomethyl-2-thiouridine)(34)-methyltransferase MnmD: MHEVILSGDGSYTAYSVEYEEHYHSTRDGALKESLLKHVHPAFKIKQHLEEINILDICFGLGFNTLATIYYHKKNLLSSKLNIYSPELDASLVKLLVDFTYPKEFDELKHIVFKLCESGKYEDENLHVELFIGDAREYIKKFKNKFDIVYQDAFSPKKNHALWTKEYFRDIENSMRKDGVLTTYSMALATRLALYENGFNIYINSGEGFRDATVASLSELREFLHVDMQHKISCNPDVKSLRD; this comes from the coding sequence ATGCATGAAGTGATATTAAGTGGAGATGGGAGTTATACTGCATATTCGGTAGAATATGAAGAACACTACCACTCTACAAGGGATGGAGCATTAAAAGAGTCTCTTCTTAAGCATGTCCATCCAGCTTTTAAAATAAAGCAACACTTAGAAGAGATAAATATTTTGGATATTTGTTTTGGATTGGGCTTTAACACTTTAGCTACAATCTACTATCATAAAAAGAACTTATTGAGTTCAAAATTAAATATTTATTCTCCTGAGCTTGATGCTTCTTTGGTGAAATTATTAGTAGATTTTACCTATCCAAAAGAGTTTGATGAATTGAAGCATATTGTTTTTAAGTTGTGTGAGAGTGGAAAGTATGAAGATGAAAACCTACATGTAGAGTTATTTATCGGAGATGCAAGAGAATATATAAAAAAATTTAAAAACAAATTTGACATAGTATATCAGGATGCCTTTTCTCCAAAAAAAAATCATGCTCTTTGGACAAAAGAGTACTTTAGAGATATTGAAAATAGTATGAGAAAAGATGGTGTTTTAACAACATACTCAATGGCACTCGCTACTAGGCTTGCTCTATATGAGAATGGATTCAACATTTATATAAACAGCGGTGAGGGGTTTCGTGATGCTACAGTTGCATCGTTGAGTGAGCTAAGAGAGTTCCTACATGTAGATATGCAACATAAGATATCTTGTAACCCAGATGTTAAGTCTCTCAGAGATTAA
- a CDS encoding pyruvate flavodoxin oxidoreductase subunit gamma yields the protein MLEIRWHSRAGQGAVTGAKGLADVVSATGKHVQAFAFYGSAKRGASMTAYNRVSDKVVMNHEKYMKPDYVFVIDPALALTGDITLNGKENTKYIVTTHLTVEELVAKQPKLAGKEVHTVDCITIANETIGRPIPNTPMLGAFMKVSGMFEIEFFKESMKRVLKKLPQKIIDANMLAIQRAYDEVK from the coding sequence ATGCTAGAAATTAGATGGCATAGTCGTGCTGGTCAAGGAGCTGTAACAGGAGCTAAAGGTTTGGCGGATGTTGTTTCTGCAACAGGAAAGCATGTGCAAGCATTTGCATTTTATGGATCAGCAAAACGTGGAGCGTCAATGACAGCTTACAATCGCGTTTCAGATAAAGTTGTAATGAATCATGAAAAGTATATGAAGCCTGATTATGTTTTTGTAATTGATCCTGCATTGGCCCTGACTGGTGATATAACACTAAATGGAAAAGAAAATACAAAATATATAGTTACTACACATTTAACAGTTGAAGAGTTAGTTGCAAAACAACCAAAACTTGCTGGCAAAGAAGTCCATACTGTTGATTGTATAACAATTGCAAACGAAACTATTGGTCGTCCAATTCCAAATACACCGATGCTTGGCGCATTTATGAAAGTTTCTGGAATGTTTGAAATAGAATTTTTTAAAGAGAGTATGAAAAGAGTTCTTAAAAAATTACCACAAAAAATTATTGACGCGAATATGCTTGCAATTCAACGCGCTTATGATGAAGTGAAATAA
- a CDS encoding 2-oxoacid:ferredoxin oxidoreductase subunit alpha, which produces MAFDKMELNETEVWDGNFAAAQAMRQVQVDVVAAYPITPSTPIVEGYAKFKSDNYVEGEYVMVESEHAAMSACIGAAAAGGRVATATSSQGLALMVETLYQASGMRLPIVLNLVNRTLASPLNVNGDHSDMYLCRDSGWIQLDAFCPQDVYDLNLIAFKVSEDHDVRLPAIVNQDGFMTSHTAQGVKTLSDDVAYNFVGEYKPMNDMLDFEHPATHGVQTEEDWHYEHKARQHRDLMLSVPPKLDEAFAEFEKLTGRKYNPVECYGMDDADVAVLCLGTSVETAREVAEEMRAKGIKAGVVGLRVVRPFPFMAVADALKDIKAVGILDRSSPGGAAGAMFNEVAGSLFNTDSKVLLSGYIYGLGGRDLTKAHLVDLFNELQANADAGKITTQLQQFIGVRGPKLAYL; this is translated from the coding sequence ATGGCATTTGATAAAATGGAATTAAATGAGACTGAAGTATGGGATGGTAACTTCGCAGCAGCACAAGCAATGAGACAAGTTCAAGTTGATGTTGTTGCCGCTTACCCTATTACGCCATCAACTCCAATAGTTGAAGGTTATGCAAAGTTTAAATCTGACAATTACGTTGAGGGTGAATATGTAATGGTAGAGTCTGAGCATGCTGCAATGAGCGCATGTATTGGTGCTGCTGCTGCTGGTGGTCGTGTTGCTACTGCTACATCTTCTCAAGGTTTAGCATTAATGGTAGAGACTCTTTACCAAGCATCTGGTATGCGTTTACCAATTGTTTTAAATCTTGTAAATCGTACTTTAGCATCTCCATTAAATGTTAATGGTGATCACTCTGATATGTATTTATGTCGTGATAGTGGTTGGATACAACTTGATGCATTTTGCCCACAAGATGTTTATGATTTAAACCTTATTGCTTTTAAAGTTTCTGAAGATCACGATGTTAGACTTCCAGCTATTGTTAATCAAGATGGATTTATGACTTCTCATACAGCTCAAGGTGTTAAAACTTTAAGTGATGATGTAGCATATAATTTTGTTGGTGAGTATAAGCCGATGAATGACATGTTAGACTTTGAACATCCTGCAACTCACGGTGTTCAAACTGAAGAAGATTGGCATTATGAGCATAAAGCTCGTCAACATAGAGACCTAATGTTAAGTGTTCCTCCAAAATTAGATGAAGCTTTTGCTGAATTTGAAAAATTAACTGGTCGTAAATATAATCCAGTTGAGTGTTATGGTATGGATGATGCAGATGTAGCAGTACTTTGTCTTGGTACTTCTGTTGAAACAGCTAGAGAAGTTGCGGAAGAGATGAGAGCTAAAGGTATTAAAGCTGGTGTTGTTGGTCTTCGTGTTGTTCGCCCATTCCCATTTATGGCAGTTGCAGACGCACTTAAAGATATTAAAGCGGTTGGCATTTTAGATCGTTCTTCTCCAGGTGGTGCAGCAGGAGCTATGTTTAACGAAGTTGCAGGCTCATTGTTTAATACTGATTCAAAAGTATTACTTTCTGGTTATATTTATGGTCTTGGTGGTCGTGACTTAACTAAGGCACATCTAGTAGATCTTTTTAACGAGCTTCAAGCAAATGCTGATGCTGGTAAAATAACTACACAATTACAACAGTTTATCGGTGTTCGTGGACCGAAACTAGCATATTTATAG
- the luxS gene encoding S-ribosylhomocysteine lyase produces MPLLDSFTVDHTIMPAPAVRRAKGMKTPSGDDVTVFDLRFVKPNEDILSSEGIHTLEHLFAGFMRDHLNSDKVEIIDLSPMGCRTGFYMSLLGAPDEKVVADAWRASMEDVLNVKTQDDIPELNLYQCGTYKMHSLEDAKSIASAVLNKNIGIMDNDALALDLSKVD; encoded by the coding sequence ATGCCATTATTAGATAGTTTTACAGTTGACCACACAATTATGCCAGCACCTGCCGTTCGTCGAGCAAAGGGGATGAAGACTCCAAGTGGAGACGATGTTACAGTTTTTGATTTAAGATTTGTAAAACCAAATGAGGATATTCTTTCATCTGAAGGAATTCACACGCTAGAGCATCTATTTGCAGGCTTTATGAGAGACCATTTAAACAGCGATAAAGTAGAGATTATTGACCTCTCACCTATGGGTTGTAGAACAGGTTTTTATATGTCACTTTTAGGTGCTCCTGATGAAAAAGTTGTTGCAGATGCATGGAGGGCTTCTATGGAAGATGTCTTAAATGTAAAAACTCAAGATGATATACCAGAACTAAATCTATACCAGTGCGGAACATATAAAATGCATTCACTAGAAGATGCAAAAAGCATAGCTTCTGCTGTTTTAAATAAAAATATTGGCATTATGGATAATGATGCTTTAGCCCTAGATTTGTCAAAAGTAGATTAA
- a CDS encoding CheB methylesterase domain-containing protein, translated as MKHSVPRKIVLIGASTGGPGQIERIIKSLPQLSDLTIIIAQHMIDIFLPSFAKRLQSISVNPVYMATDGLNIDVNHIYISNGLTSIAEKGSQLYFNIQLSDKHQYNPDINTLFSSLVPFSKNIEILSIILTGIGDDGIIGCRLLSINGARCITESEKSAIVDGMPFRARQDVPNIEVSDINEIINSIKEFCS; from the coding sequence TTGAAACATTCCGTACCTAGAAAAATTGTCCTTATTGGTGCCTCTACAGGAGGTCCAGGACAAATAGAAAGGATTATTAAATCTTTACCGCAACTTAGTGATTTGACCATAATTATTGCTCAGCATATGATTGATATTTTTTTACCTAGCTTTGCAAAAAGGTTACAAAGCATTAGTGTCAATCCTGTTTACATGGCAACTGATGGCCTCAATATTGATGTAAATCATATATATATATCTAATGGTCTAACATCTATTGCTGAAAAAGGCTCGCAACTCTATTTTAATATACAATTATCCGATAAGCACCAATATAATCCAGACATCAATACTCTCTTTAGTTCTTTGGTTCCTTTTAGTAAAAATATAGAAATACTTAGTATTATTCTTACAGGAATTGGCGATGATGGAATAATTGGATGCAGATTATTATCTATAAATGGGGCAAGGTGTATTACTGAAAGTGAGAAGAGTGCTATTGTTGATGGTATGCCATTTAGAGCTAGACAAGATGTACCAAATATTGAAGTATCTGATATAAATGAAATTATAAACAGTATAAAGGAGTTTTGCAGCTAA
- the recQ gene encoding DNA helicase RecQ: protein MRKALNLENKNRVLKDVFGHNSFRELQEDGIDAILQNRDLLMILPTGGGKSLVYQLPTLIKDGISIVISPLIALMQDQVASLKAQGISADMISSAQTQEDIDNIVYSAKMGQLKFLYLSPERLNTQWTLNLLSELKINFFVVDEAHCISQWGHEFRDDYRALGRLKSNFPNSNICAFTATSTNHVTEDIIRELRLENPLLLKGKIFRKNLYISSQRRITNGQAQLKNFLKRHENESGIIYVSSRKKAEELSLNLNIAGYKSLAYHAGLPQHIRENNFKIFVNDKVNIMVATIAFGMGIDKSDIRFVVHMSLPKTQENYYQEIGRAGRDGEDSEVLLLFNSSDMIMQKQFLKDIPDQNYANHLDAKIDSIYKYATSEICFHKQLAEYFEDTLDECGSRCDNCSNSDDLRQDITKEAQMVLSTIYKTNQNFGKNYIIDILRGSTEQKLLSNGADKLSVYNIGSALSKKEWFVVIERLTEMKILNLGEFSSLKLTNDAIAILKSQKKVDIKSSRLLVKGQEKKVKRTQEFDYDEELFEKLRTKRSEIASKMGIPAYLIFGDKTLKHLASDKPFDKASMLEVNGVGEKKFEQFGEEFLNVINS, encoded by the coding sequence ATGAGAAAAGCTTTAAACTTGGAAAATAAAAACAGAGTCTTAAAAGACGTATTTGGTCACAACAGTTTTAGAGAGCTGCAAGAAGATGGTATTGACGCTATTTTACAAAACCGTGATTTGCTTATGATACTGCCCACCGGCGGTGGAAAATCACTTGTTTACCAACTTCCTACACTTATAAAAGATGGCATTAGCATAGTTATATCCCCACTAATCGCACTTATGCAAGACCAAGTAGCTTCACTTAAAGCGCAAGGTATCAGTGCAGATATGATCTCATCCGCTCAAACTCAAGAGGATATAGACAATATTGTTTACTCTGCCAAGATGGGTCAACTAAAGTTTTTATACCTCTCTCCTGAGAGATTAAACACGCAGTGGACATTAAATCTTCTGAGTGAACTAAAGATAAACTTTTTTGTAGTAGATGAAGCCCACTGTATCTCCCAATGGGGACATGAGTTTCGCGATGACTACAGAGCATTAGGAAGATTAAAATCTAATTTTCCCAACTCTAATATCTGCGCATTTACAGCGACTTCTACAAATCATGTAACTGAGGACATCATTAGAGAGCTGCGACTTGAGAATCCTCTTCTTCTTAAGGGTAAAATTTTTCGCAAAAACCTCTACATATCTTCGCAGAGACGCATTACGAACGGTCAAGCACAACTAAAGAACTTTCTCAAGCGTCATGAAAACGAGAGCGGAATAATTTATGTGAGTTCAAGAAAAAAGGCCGAGGAGTTAAGTTTAAATCTAAATATAGCCGGCTACAAGTCACTGGCTTATCATGCCGGACTTCCTCAGCATATTCGAGAAAACAACTTTAAAATCTTTGTCAATGACAAAGTAAATATAATGGTGGCAACTATTGCTTTTGGAATGGGGATTGACAAAAGCGACATTCGTTTTGTAGTTCACATGTCTCTGCCTAAAACACAAGAAAATTACTACCAAGAGATAGGCCGTGCCGGACGTGATGGCGAGGATAGTGAAGTTTTACTACTCTTTAACTCTTCTGACATGATAATGCAAAAACAATTTTTAAAAGACATACCAGACCAAAACTATGCAAATCATTTAGATGCAAAAATAGACTCTATTTACAAGTATGCAACAAGTGAGATATGTTTTCACAAGCAACTTGCTGAGTATTTTGAAGACACACTTGATGAATGTGGAAGTAGATGCGACAACTGCTCAAACTCAGATGATTTAAGGCAAGATATTACAAAAGAGGCTCAGATGGTCTTGAGCACAATTTATAAAACTAACCAAAATTTCGGAAAGAACTACATCATAGATATACTTCGCGGCTCAACAGAACAAAAGCTTTTAAGCAATGGTGCCGATAAACTGTCGGTATACAATATAGGGTCTGCTCTAAGTAAAAAAGAGTGGTTTGTGGTTATAGAGCGCTTAACGGAGATGAAAATTTTAAACCTTGGTGAATTCAGCTCTCTTAAACTTACAAATGATGCTATAGCAATACTAAAATCGCAAAAAAAAGTTGATATAAAATCTTCAAGGCTTCTGGTGAAGGGTCAAGAGAAAAAAGTAAAACGTACCCAAGAGTTTGATTATGATGAAGAGTTGTTTGAAAAACTTCGAACTAAAAGAAGTGAAATCGCGTCTAAAATGGGAATTCCTGCCTACTTGATTTTTGGAGATAAGACTCTCAAACATCTTGCAAGCGATAAACCTTTTGACAAAGCGAGTATGCTTGAAGTTAATGGCGTAGGAGAAAAAAAGTTTGAGCAGTTTGGAGAAGAATTTTTAAATGTTATTAACTCTTAA
- a CDS encoding riboflavin synthase: MFTGLIREIANVKSLAGSTLTIKAKHKAKIGDSIAINGACLTVIKVLNDGFSVELSPESQKLLAMENYKNEVHIEPAMMMGDRFEGHVVQGHVDCIGTIKEIRNNGNSFDVFIHVDKKYIAFVIPKGSITIDGVSLTVNDVMSDSFRLTIIPHTMKETLFRNYKKGSKVNVETDMFARYVSHIIAHQSKAASLSWDEVDSISARY, from the coding sequence ATTTTTACAGGACTAATAAGAGAGATAGCTAATGTTAAAAGTTTAGCAGGAAGCACTCTAACAATAAAAGCAAAACACAAAGCAAAAATCGGTGATTCTATTGCTATAAACGGTGCGTGTCTAACAGTTATAAAAGTTTTAAATGATGGCTTTAGTGTTGAGCTCTCCCCTGAGAGTCAAAAACTTTTAGCTATGGAGAACTACAAAAATGAAGTTCACATAGAACCTGCCATGATGATGGGCGATAGATTTGAAGGACATGTTGTTCAAGGACATGTAGATTGTATTGGCACTATAAAAGAGATAAGAAACAACGGAAACTCCTTTGATGTTTTTATACATGTAGATAAAAAATACATAGCTTTTGTTATTCCTAAAGGCTCTATAACCATAGATGGGGTCAGTCTTACTGTTAATGATGTAATGAGTGATAGTTTTAGACTCACTATAATTCCCCATACAATGAAAGAGACACTTTTTAGAAACTATAAAAAAGGCTCAAAAGTAAATGTAGAGACAGATATGTTTGCCAGATATGTTTCACACATAATCGCTCATCAGAGTAAAGCAGCCTCTCTTTCATGGGACGAAGTTGACTCAATAAGTGCAAGATATTAA
- a CDS encoding methyl-accepting chemotaxis protein, producing the protein MKNISIKLQVILLTVFSLLLLAFITTYISSTKSKEALVKNSYSQLTTARDMKKNFIESFFNESTSDIEVLSLSQNVESLVNDLMFVHKELKVQGTDNYPVTNELAKEKTVSHELFFQNYMKSYKLADIFVICAKHGHVMYTAAKESDYGANLTSGSLKDSGLGEAYRKALQNNRTTFIDMKPYAPSNNEPAMFISTPVKIDGEVKAVLIFQVADKAINNIIQHRIGYGDSQEDYLVGSDKLMRSDSFLDTKNHTLKASFANPSKGSVDTEASNEALSGKSDTKIVIDYNGNPVLSSYSTVNVGEDFKWAILSEIDEAEVLIVPNSIRNTIVLWSVVILIIIIILSVILVNNSLIKPINKFKETLLSIGNNKNLTLTVDENAPLELSQMAKSFNNLIKELKDLIETTKLSSSENASISHELSTTAMGVGKNVEESVIVVDNATAKANEIKSEITISIIDAQESKKDIIKANANLGEARQDVVTLTSQIQHSAQLEIELADRMNTLSSEASAVKAVLEVISDIADQTNLLALNAAIEAARAGEHGRGFAVVADEVRKLAERTQRSLTEINATINIIVQSISDVSGQMTSNSEEIQALANTATEVEAKINLTVKIVDDAVNASDKTVTDFEKTGINIEAIVMQVTQINEISSQNARNVEEIAAAADHLNSMTDELHSKLETFRT; encoded by the coding sequence ATGAAAAACATCTCCATAAAACTACAGGTTATACTACTTACAGTATTTTCCCTGCTATTACTAGCATTTATAACAACTTACATATCAAGCACAAAAAGTAAAGAAGCTTTAGTAAAAAATAGCTATTCTCAGCTTACAACAGCAAGAGATATGAAAAAAAATTTTATAGAATCATTTTTTAATGAAAGTACAAGCGACATAGAAGTGTTGTCACTATCACAAAATGTTGAGAGTCTAGTAAATGACCTTATGTTTGTACATAAAGAACTAAAAGTTCAGGGAACAGACAACTATCCTGTCACAAATGAGCTAGCAAAAGAAAAAACTGTTTCTCATGAGCTGTTTTTTCAAAACTATATGAAATCATATAAACTGGCTGATATATTTGTCATTTGTGCAAAGCATGGACATGTAATGTATACAGCTGCAAAAGAGTCCGACTATGGTGCTAATCTTACATCTGGCTCACTTAAAGATAGTGGTCTCGGAGAAGCGTATAGAAAAGCTCTTCAAAATAATCGTACAACTTTTATAGATATGAAGCCCTATGCTCCAAGTAACAATGAACCAGCTATGTTTATATCAACACCTGTCAAGATTGATGGAGAGGTTAAAGCAGTATTAATATTTCAAGTAGCCGATAAAGCTATTAACAATATCATACAACACAGAATTGGATATGGTGATTCTCAAGAGGATTATTTAGTTGGTTCAGATAAGCTTATGAGAAGTGATAGTTTCCTTGACACTAAAAATCACACACTTAAAGCTTCTTTTGCAAATCCATCAAAAGGTTCTGTGGATACTGAGGCATCAAATGAAGCTCTAAGTGGTAAATCTGACACAAAAATAGTCATTGACTATAATGGCAATCCTGTTCTATCTTCTTATTCTACTGTTAATGTTGGTGAAGACTTTAAATGGGCTATTCTTTCAGAGATTGATGAAGCAGAAGTTCTTATAGTTCCAAACAGTATTAGAAATACTATAGTTTTATGGTCAGTTGTTATCTTAATTATCATTATTATTTTATCAGTTATTTTAGTAAATAACAGCCTTATTAAGCCTATAAATAAATTCAAAGAAACTCTTTTAAGTATAGGTAATAATAAAAATCTTACTTTAACTGTAGATGAAAATGCACCGCTTGAACTTTCTCAAATGGCTAAAAGTTTCAATAATTTAATAAAAGAGCTTAAAGATTTGATAGAGACTACTAAACTAAGTTCATCTGAAAATGCTTCTATCTCTCATGAACTCTCTACTACTGCTATGGGTGTTGGAAAAAATGTAGAAGAATCTGTTATTGTTGTAGATAATGCAACTGCAAAAGCTAATGAAATTAAAAGTGAGATTACAATCTCTATCATTGATGCCCAAGAGAGTAAAAAAGACATCATTAAAGCAAATGCCAATCTTGGTGAAGCTCGTCAGGATGTTGTAACTCTTACATCTCAGATTCAGCATAGTGCTCAACTTGAGATTGAGTTAGCTGATAGAATGAATACTCTATCATCTGAAGCGAGTGCAGTAAAAGCTGTCCTTGAAGTTATCTCAGATATAGCAGATCAAACAAATCTTTTAGCACTTAATGCTGCTATTGAAGCTGCACGAGCCGGTGAACATGGACGTGGATTTGCTGTTGTTGCGGATGAAGTTAGAAAACTAGCAGAGAGAACACAAAGATCTCTAACAGAGATTAATGCAACTATAAATATAATCGTTCAATCTATTTCGGATGTCAGTGGTCAAATGACTAGTAATTCTGAAGAAATTCAAGCACTAGCTAACACTGCAACAGAAGTTGAAGCAAAAATAAACCTTACTGTTAAAATTGTAGATGATGCAGTTAATGCAAGTGATAAAACTGTTACAGATTTTGAGAAAACTGGAATAAATATTGAAGCTATTGTTATGCAAGTCACACAGATAAATGAAATATCTTCTCAAAATGCTCGCAATGTTGAAGAGATTGCAGCTGCGGCTGACCATCTAAACTCGATGACAGACGAACTTCACTCTAAACTTGAAACATTCCGTACCTAG